Proteins from a genomic interval of Capsicum annuum cultivar UCD-10X-F1 chromosome 4, UCD10Xv1.1, whole genome shotgun sequence:
- the LOC107867852 gene encoding UPF0496 protein 1 isoform X2, with amino-acid sequence MGNQCTKPNNRSTGRSPSPSNPESSSNSDVSPDLSSYQTACEEDPELQRFDSALQARASLALNSIAVNTDYRSLSLESLREVTLCFLDMNQGVVNFILESKKDIWKDPDIFDLVKDYLDNSIHIMNFCTSLDDCLERAHDSQSIILVALTKFENETNGNEGDSKLLFSDTLEQLKSFTAAGDPFTAKFFSSFHSVYLQQEALLTKLKSKKNKLDKKLSRVKTWKRVSNIIFATVFVSAIICSIVAAAVTAPPIVTALAAAASVPLGTVGKWINSMWNKYEDELKREREILTSMQAGSFVVIQDLEHIRVLADKLQIIFEGLLHNADFAIRGTDAVTSAMEEVKKNVNGFSETIEVLSQHAKKCNQDIRMARAVILRKIVSQPSSSNQGFGMVFD; translated from the coding sequence ATGGGTAATCAGTGCACTAAACCCAACAACCGTAGCACTGGTCGTTCTCCATCTCCGTCGAATCCAGAAAGTAGCTCGAATTCTGATGTTTCACCAGATCTAAGCTCATACCAAACAGCATGTGAAGAAGATCCAGAACTTCAACGGTTTGATTCTGCTCTTCAAGCAAGAGCATCTTTAGCTCTCAACTCCATAGCTGTTAACACTGACTATAGGTCTCTTTCTCTTGAGTCTTTACGTGAGGTTACTTTATGCTTCCTAGATATGAATCAAGGAGTTGTGAATTTCATTCTCGAAAGCAAAAAAGACATATGGAAAGACCCAGATATATTTGATCTTGTTAAGGATTATCTTGACAATAGTATTCACATTATGAACTTCTGTACTTCCCTTGATGATTGTCTTGAACGTGCACATGACAGTCAGTCTATAATTCTAGTAGCACTCACAAAGTTTGAGAATGAAACCAATGGAAATGAAGGGGATTCAAAGCTTCTCTTTTCAGACACTTTGGAACAATTGAAGAGTTTTACGGCTGCTGGTGACCCTTTTACTGCCAAGTTTTTCTCATCATTTCACTCAGTTTATTTGCAGCAAGAAGCTCTCTTGACCAAACTGAAGTCGAAAAAGAATAAACTTGATAAGAAGTTGAGCAGAGTGAAGACATGGAAGAGAGTTTCCAATATAATCTTTGCTACTGTGTTTGTTTCTGCTATAATTTGCTCAATTGTTGCTGCAGCTGTCACAGCACCACCGATCGTGACAGCACTAGCAGCTGCAGCCTCAGTGCCTTTGGGGACAGTGGGAAAATGGATCAATTCCATGTGGAACAAGTATGAGGATGAGTTGAAGAGGGAGAGGGAGATATTGACTTCAATGCAGGCTGGTAGTTTTGTTGTGATTCAAGACTTGGAGCACATTCGGGTTTTGGCGGATAAATTGCAGATAATTTTTGAGGGATTGTTGCATAATGCTGATTTTGCAATCAGGGGAACTGATGCAGTCACGAGTGCAATGGAAGAGGTCAAGAAGAATGTGAATGGCTTTTCAGAAACCATTGAGGTTTTGAGTCAACATGCTAAAAAGTGTAACCAGGATATCAGGATGGCACGAGCTGTGATCTTGCGCAAGATTGTCAGTCAACCCAGTAGCTCCAATCAGGGTTTTGGTATGGTCTTTGATTGA
- the LOC107867852 gene encoding UPF0496 protein 1 isoform X1, producing the protein MGNQCTKPNNRSTGRSPSPSNPESSSNSDVSPDLSSYQTACEEDPELQRFDSALQARASLALNSIAVNTDYRSLSLESLREVTLCFLDMNQGVVNFILESKKDIWKDPDIFDLVKDYLDNSIHIMNFCTSLDDCLERAHDSQSIILVALTKFENETNGNEGDSKLLFSDTLEQLKSFTAAGDPFTAKFFSSFHSVYLQQEALLTKLKSKKNKLDKKLSRVKTWKRVSNIIFATVFVSAIICSIVAAAVTAPPIVTALAAAASVPLGTVGKWINSMWNKYEDELKREREILTSMQAGSFVVIQDLEHIRVLADKLQIIFEGLLHNADFAIRGTDAVTSAMEEVKKNVNGFSETIEVLSQHAKKCNQDIRMARAVILRKIVSQPSSSNQGFDGIDSIKEGMLHHQGM; encoded by the exons ATGGGTAATCAGTGCACTAAACCCAACAACCGTAGCACTGGTCGTTCTCCATCTCCGTCGAATCCAGAAAGTAGCTCGAATTCTGATGTTTCACCAGATCTAAGCTCATACCAAACAGCATGTGAAGAAGATCCAGAACTTCAACGGTTTGATTCTGCTCTTCAAGCAAGAGCATCTTTAGCTCTCAACTCCATAGCTGTTAACACTGACTATAGGTCTCTTTCTCTTGAGTCTTTACGTGAGGTTACTTTATGCTTCCTAGATATGAATCAAGGAGTTGTGAATTTCATTCTCGAAAGCAAAAAAGACATATGGAAAGACCCAGATATATTTGATCTTGTTAAGGATTATCTTGACAATAGTATTCACATTATGAACTTCTGTACTTCCCTTGATGATTGTCTTGAACGTGCACATGACAGTCAGTCTATAATTCTAGTAGCACTCACAAAGTTTGAGAATGAAACCAATGGAAATGAAGGGGATTCAAAGCTTCTCTTTTCAGACACTTTGGAACAATTGAAGAGTTTTACGGCTGCTGGTGACCCTTTTACTGCCAAGTTTTTCTCATCATTTCACTCAGTTTATTTGCAGCAAGAAGCTCTCTTGACCAAACTGAAGTCGAAAAAGAATAAACTTGATAAGAAGTTGAGCAGAGTGAAGACATGGAAGAGAGTTTCCAATATAATCTTTGCTACTGTGTTTGTTTCTGCTATAATTTGCTCAATTGTTGCTGCAGCTGTCACAGCACCACCGATCGTGACAGCACTAGCAGCTGCAGCCTCAGTGCCTTTGGGGACAGTGGGAAAATGGATCAATTCCATGTGGAACAAGTATGAGGATGAGTTGAAGAGGGAGAGGGAGATATTGACTTCAATGCAGGCTGGTAGTTTTGTTGTGATTCAAGACTTGGAGCACATTCGGGTTTTGGCGGATAAATTGCAGATAATTTTTGAGGGATTGTTGCATAATGCTGATTTTGCAATCAGGGGAACTGATGCAGTCACGAGTGCAATGGAAGAGGTCAAGAAGAATGTGAATGGCTTTTCAGAAACCATTGAGGTTTTGAGTCAACATGCTAAAAAGTGTAACCAGGATATCAGGATGGCACGAGCTGTGATCTTGCGCAAGATTGTCAGTCAACCCAGTAGCTCCAATCAGGGTTTTG ATGGCATTGATTCAATAAAAGAAGGAATGTTACACCATCAAGGGATGTAG